The sequence below is a genomic window from Halolamina litorea.
ACTGTCCGGCCGACCGTTCGGTATGGTCGATATCCACGTCACCGACGACTCGGTTGACCCGACGGGGGCGACGCTGATCGAGGGGATGCCGGGCGTCGGACTGGTCGGCAAGATCGCGACCGACCACATCATCGACACCGAGGAGATGACCGAGTTCGCGACCGTCCGCGGCGAGGGGATCCCGCCGGTGACGGTGTTCGACGACGGCGAGCGCGGGGTGAACTCCCCGATCCGGCTCTACATCGACGACACCGAGGGGGTGATCGCCCTCCGCAGCGACGTGCCGGTGGACGTGGTCAACGCCCCGCTGTTCGCGGAGCGACTCACCGAGTGGGTGGTCGAACACGACATCCTCCCCGTCTACCTCGGGGGGCTGGCGGCTGATCGGGGCGCCGACGAGGTCCCGAGTGTCGAGGGGATCGGGGTCGGCGACGGGCAGGACCGCCTCGACGAGGCGGCGGTCGCCCCGCCCGACGACGGCGGGATGATCTCGGGCCCCTGTGGCGCACTCCTCTCGGAGGCCGCCGACGCGGGCGTCGACGCCGTCGGCCTCATGGTCGACACCGACCCGCGGTTCCCGGACCCGCAGGGAGCACACGCGCTCATCAAGCAGGGGATCAACCCCGTCGCCGGCACCGACGTGCCGACCGAGCGACTGGTGGACGAGGCCGAGGAGATCATGGAACAGCGCAAGGAGTTGGCAAAGCGAATGCAACAGGCCGACCGGAACGAGGCCACGCAGGTCTCCCGTACCGGGATGTTCCAGTAGTCAGGGCGGCTACTTCTGTCGACGCCGTCGCCGGCGGCCGTGCTGGCTCGCCCCGGTTACGAACCCGCGAGCGACACGCCGCCGCTCGCGAGATCCCGGGCGAGTCGCCCCAGCCACCCGACGAGCGCGCCGACGGCGAGCGCCAGCGGGAAGACGACGAAGAGGCCGGCGATGGCTTGCGGGCCGCCGGTGATCCAGAGTGCCTGCATCGGTGAGTCGAGCCCCTGGAACGCCACGTACCGAGCGATACCGACCCCAACCATCGTCAGCGGTACAGCCACGCCTGCCGCGACCGCGCCTTCGACCGCGCCGTCGTAGCTATCGGGGGTGCTCACGACGCCGGCGAGGAACGCCCCGAGCAGCGCCGATAGGGTCGCTGCTGTCGGAAGCCCGGACAGCACGACAGCCGCTGCGATCACGGAAGCGACAACGGACCCGAGGAGGGTAGCACGTCGGTCCATGAACAGGTCATTTATCCGACCTCTCAAAAACGGTTACGGTTACTGCACTGCCTCGTAGGCCTCCTCCATGATCGCCAGCGCCTCCTTCAGTTCCTCGGTGCCCGTCGCGTAGGAGATGCGGGCGTACCCCTCGCCGGCGTCGCCGAACGCCTCCCCGGGGACGACGACGACGCCGCGGGCGATACACTCGTCGACGAACCCTTCGGGCACTTCCGGCATGACGTAGAACGCGCCCTCCGGTTCGGGCACGTCGAGGCCGATCTCCCGGAGACCGTCGACGACGAGGTCGCGCCGCCGTTCGAAGCTCTCAGCCATCTCCCCGACCACGTCCTGTGGCCCGCTCAGGGCCTCGGCGGCGGCGTACTGCGCCGGCGCCGACGCGCAGGCCTGCACGTACTGGTGGACCCGGAGCATGCGCTCGATGCGGTCGGGTGTTGCCGCGACCCAGCCAAGCCGCCAGCCGGTCATCGAGTAGGTCTTCGAGCAGGAGTCGACGACGACGGTCTGCTCGGGGGCGAACTCGGCGGGCGAGCGGTGTTCGCCGTCGAAGACGATCCGGCCGTACACTTCATCGGAGATACAGACCAGATCGTGCGCCTCGGCGATGCGGGCGAACGCCTCCACGTCTTCCGTCGGTGAGACGGCGCCGGTAGGGTTCCCGGGGCTGTTGACGACGAACGCCGCGGTGTCCTCGGTGACCGCGGCCTCGATAGCTTCGGGGTCGATGGTGAGGTCGTCCCGGACTGGCACGGGCACCGGCTCGGCACCGGTCAGTTTCGTCAGCGCGTCGTAGGCGACGAAGCCGGGGTCGGGGATGATGACCTCGTCGCCGGGGCCGACGTGGGCCTCCAGGGCGATGTGCAGGGCCTCGCTCCCGCCTGCGGTGGCGATCACCTGTTCGGGGTCGTACTCGAGGCCGAGGTCGCGTTCGTGTTTGGCGACGATCCCCTCGCGGAGTTCGGGGATCCCCTTGTTGCCGGTGTAGGCGTCGGTCTTCCCCGCCTCGATGGCGTCGACGGCCGCCGACCGCGCGTTGTCGGGCGTGGGGAAGTCGGGCTGACCGATCCCGAGGTTGATGGCGTCCTCACCGGCGGCTTCGAACACTTCCCTGATCCCGGAGATGGCGATGCGCTCCACGCGGTCGGCGAACTGGGGCATACCCGGAGGTTGGCCGGAACCGCGTTAATGGTTCGCTCTCCGGCGGCCGAAGTTCCCGGCAGTTCTTGCAGCTTCCCCGGACGGCCTGCCGTGGCGTCGACCCGAGACAACGACGCCGTCACCGCTGTTGCCGGCGTCTGCCGGCCGAACCGGGCGTCATCGACCGAACGAGGTTCTCTCCGGCGACGAGTCGTGGTTAAGTGGCGGAGCGTAACCGTGCACAATGAGTGAGCAGAGACGTGTCTCGCGGCGTGACGCGCTGAAGGCGACGGGTGCGACGGCGACGTTCGGGCTGGCCGGCTGCCTCGGCGGCGGCGGTTCGGAGGCGCTGAACGTGGCGTACATGCCGATCTACCCCGACATGCAGTACTTCGTGATGGAGGAGGAGGGCTACTTCGGCGAGATCGATGCGACCGTCGAGGGGACGGAGTTCTCGAGCGGGCCGGACATCGTGAAGGCCTACGCCTCCGGTGACATCGACGTGGCGATGTTCGGCATCGTCCCGGCGATGATCGTCATCGACCGCGGGATCGCCGCGCAGGTCGTCGCCGCCAACATCCAGGAGCCGATGGGGATCATCGGCCACGAGGAGTTCACGGCGATGTGGGACCCCGAGAACCCCGCGGACTCCTTCGCCCAGTGGGCCGACGAGAAGGGTCGGCCCTTCGAGTTCGGCACCTTCCCGCAGGGCTCGGTGCCGGACATCCTGCTTCGCTACTGGCTCTCCGACGAACTGGGGATCGATCCGGCCGCCAACGAGAACGTCGAGATCACCGGGCTCGGCGGCGCCAGCGCGACGTTCCAGGGGCTCGCCAACGGCGAGGTCGACGGCACGTCGATCATGGAGCCGGTGCCGACGAAGATCCAGAACGCTGGCCTCCCCTACGAGTTCGTCGCCACCTCGGGTGAGTTCATGCCCGGTCAGCCAGCGGCGGTGACGCTGATGACCGACGAGGTCCGGAACTCGGACACGGGCAGCCAGTTCGTCCAGCAGCACCAGCGCGCGACGGAGTTCGTCAACGACAACCGCGAGACGGCCGCCGAACACGCCAGCACCGTCATCGGCGAGTCCTCGCTCGCCCCCGAGACCGCGAAACAGGCGATGGACTCCCCGCTCTCGAACTTCATTACCGACCCGCACGCCATCGAGGGCGGCACCGAGGCGTTCGCTCAGTACGCCGCCGATCTCGGTAAGACCGACGCCGAACTCACGACCGAGGAGATATTCGACTACTCGCTCTACGACGGGCTCTGATGAGCGGGGGCCTCGAAACCGATCTGGGGACCGAGTTCGGCGGCGGCGAGTACGACCTGCACCGCCTCGGGCTCGGCGCCGCCGGCGTCGTCGCGTTCGTCCTCGTCTGGGAGATCGCGTCGTGGTTCAACCCCGCGTACGTGCTCCCCTCGCCCCGGGCCGTCGCCGACGTGTTCGTCGTCGAACTCCGTTCGGGCGCGATGCTGACCGCGCTCATGGCCAGCGTCACCCACTGGCTCCCCGGCACCGTCGTCGGCACGACGCTGGGAATCGCACTGGGCGTGACGATGGCCTACAGCGACCTCGCCGACGACCTCGCGACGCCGATCGTCCGGGTCCTCCGGCCGGTGCCGCCGCTGGCGCTGATCGGGTTCGCCATCGCGTGGATCGGGCTGAACCACGCCGGCGCGGCGTTCATCATCGCCGCCGGCGCGTTCTGGATCAACTACTACGCGGCCTACGGCGGCGTCGACGGCGTCTCGGCGGAGTTCCTCGACGTGGCCCGCTCGCTCGGCGTCGACACCGACCTCGGACTGATCCGGAAGGTCGTGCTCCCCTCGGCGCTCCCCGAA
It includes:
- a CDS encoding proteasome assembly chaperone family protein, encoding MVDIHVTDDSVDPTGATLIEGMPGVGLVGKIATDHIIDTEEMTEFATVRGEGIPPVTVFDDGERGVNSPIRLYIDDTEGVIALRSDVPVDVVNAPLFAERLTEWVVEHDILPVYLGGLAADRGADEVPSVEGIGVGDGQDRLDEAAVAPPDDGGMISGPCGALLSEAADAGVDAVGLMVDTDPRFPDPQGAHALIKQGINPVAGTDVPTERLVDEAEEIMEQRKELAKRMQQADRNEATQVSRTGMFQ
- a CDS encoding ABC transporter permease, which produces MSGGLETDLGTEFGGGEYDLHRLGLGAAGVVAFVLVWEIASWFNPAYVLPSPRAVADVFVVELRSGAMLTALMASVTHWLPGTVVGTTLGIALGVTMAYSDLADDLATPIVRVLRPVPPLALIGFAIAWIGLNHAGAAFIIAAGAFWINYYAAYGGVDGVSAEFLDVARSLGVDTDLGLIRKVVLPSALPEILTGIRTGIGRCWMLIIAAELMGVPGLGRELYTASQNLSVDAVLAYILVMSLVYLVLDTAVGLVQNRVLAWQ
- a CDS encoding pyridoxal phosphate-dependent aminotransferase — its product is MPQFADRVERIAISGIREVFEAAGEDAINLGIGQPDFPTPDNARSAAVDAIEAGKTDAYTGNKGIPELREGIVAKHERDLGLEYDPEQVIATAGGSEALHIALEAHVGPGDEVIIPDPGFVAYDALTKLTGAEPVPVPVRDDLTIDPEAIEAAVTEDTAAFVVNSPGNPTGAVSPTEDVEAFARIAEAHDLVCISDEVYGRIVFDGEHRSPAEFAPEQTVVVDSCSKTYSMTGWRLGWVAATPDRIERMLRVHQYVQACASAPAQYAAAEALSGPQDVVGEMAESFERRRDLVVDGLREIGLDVPEPEGAFYVMPEVPEGFVDECIARGVVVVPGEAFGDAGEGYARISYATGTEELKEALAIMEEAYEAVQ
- a CDS encoding ABC transporter substrate-binding protein, producing the protein MSEQRRVSRRDALKATGATATFGLAGCLGGGGSEALNVAYMPIYPDMQYFVMEEEGYFGEIDATVEGTEFSSGPDIVKAYASGDIDVAMFGIVPAMIVIDRGIAAQVVAANIQEPMGIIGHEEFTAMWDPENPADSFAQWADEKGRPFEFGTFPQGSVPDILLRYWLSDELGIDPAANENVEITGLGGASATFQGLANGEVDGTSIMEPVPTKIQNAGLPYEFVATSGEFMPGQPAAVTLMTDEVRNSDTGSQFVQQHQRATEFVNDNRETAAEHASTVIGESSLAPETAKQAMDSPLSNFITDPHAIEGGTEAFAQYAADLGKTDAELTTEEIFDYSLYDGL